A genomic region of Candidatus Pseudomonas phytovorans contains the following coding sequences:
- a CDS encoding HAMP domain-containing sensor histidine kinase: MDIAPRSDAIEVPAGNELAAPRKPFNLLRWYAWVSLAIILSVAAGLGLISSRFIIDESVERDALLTAQFITSIADAEVRHVSIPNVRTMGELLDPRTDRSNLPDVDPDARRKARGEFLDHIAHLPDMLLANIYAPDRTVIWSTNPALIGKLIDSDDDLDRAFEYKMRVSASYHNFEQARAEQKFVTPPEQLFIENYIPLFDADGEHVTAMVEIYKEPHDLIVRIEHGLILIWLAITVGAALVYVGLYGIMHRAARLLAVQQKRLINNETYVALGEVSSAVAHSLRNPLASIRSSAELAQAFDEGPAQRNINDIISQVDRMSQWIRQMLQSLRPLNDEAVAVDLPLALQESLQTYAVPLARGGISLDLQPLPAVQVLGHPALLRQIFSSLIANALESMEQGGRLRIEVVRHDRRGLTLRLSDNGKGMNEEQQRMAFRPFFTTKQGGLGVGLVLVKRIMERFGGTVRLSSSEGHGTRVSLCFRLATTC; this comes from the coding sequence ATGGACATCGCCCCTCGTTCCGACGCCATAGAAGTGCCTGCCGGTAACGAGCTGGCTGCCCCGCGCAAGCCATTCAACCTGCTGCGCTGGTATGCCTGGGTCAGCCTGGCCATCATCCTCTCGGTGGCTGCCGGGCTGGGACTGATTTCCAGCCGTTTCATCATCGATGAGAGCGTTGAGCGCGATGCCTTGCTCACGGCGCAGTTCATCACCTCCATCGCCGACGCCGAAGTACGCCATGTGTCGATCCCCAACGTGCGTACCATGGGCGAGCTGCTCGACCCGCGCACCGACCGCAGCAACCTGCCGGATGTCGACCCGGATGCCCGGCGCAAGGCCCGTGGCGAGTTCCTCGATCATATCGCCCACCTGCCAGACATGCTGCTGGCCAATATCTATGCCCCGGACCGTACTGTGATCTGGTCCACCAACCCGGCGCTGATTGGCAAGCTGATCGACAGCGACGACGACCTGGACCGGGCTTTCGAATACAAGATGCGAGTCTCGGCCAGCTACCACAACTTCGAACAGGCGCGCGCCGAGCAGAAGTTTGTTACCCCGCCCGAGCAACTGTTCATCGAAAACTACATTCCGCTGTTCGACGCCGATGGCGAGCACGTCACGGCGATGGTCGAGATCTATAAAGAGCCCCATGACCTGATCGTGCGTATCGAGCATGGCCTGATACTGATCTGGCTGGCGATCACCGTCGGTGCCGCGCTGGTCTACGTCGGCCTTTACGGCATCATGCACCGTGCTGCGCGGTTACTGGCGGTGCAACAGAAGCGGCTGATCAACAACGAAACCTATGTGGCGCTGGGCGAGGTGTCCTCGGCGGTGGCTCACAGCCTGCGCAACCCCTTGGCCAGTATCCGCTCAAGCGCCGAACTGGCCCAGGCGTTCGACGAAGGCCCGGCGCAGCGCAATATCAACGACATCATCAGCCAGGTTGACCGGATGTCGCAGTGGATCCGTCAGATGCTGCAGTCACTGCGCCCGCTGAACGATGAGGCAGTTGCGGTGGACTTGCCGCTGGCCTTGCAGGAAAGCCTGCAGACCTACGCCGTACCGCTGGCGCGTGGGGGGATTAGCCTGGACCTGCAACCGTTACCGGCGGTGCAGGTATTGGGGCATCCGGCGTTACTGCGGCAGATTTTCAGCAGCCTGATCGCCAATGCCCTGGAATCGATGGAGCAGGGCGGGCGGTTGCGTATCGAGGTAGTGCGCCATGACCGTCGTGGCCTGACCCTGCGCCTGTCCGACAATGGCAAGGGCATGAATGAAGAGCAGCAACGCATGGCTTTCCGGCCGTTCTTCACTACCAAGCAGGGTGGGCTGGGGGTGGGGCTGGTGTTGGTGAAGCGCATCATGGAGCGGTTCGGCGGCACGGTCAGGCTCAGCAGCAGTGAGGGCCATGGTACGCGGGTGTCGCTGTGTTTCCGCTTGGCGACGAC
- a CDS encoding lytic transglycosylase domain-containing protein: protein MRGLILGLIWMAAGTAQADVYISIDAKGGYVLTNVHRPGRHYEKVINEPLAQAGPANAQMITGRPYAELVAAAARAHNVPPALLHALIKAESGYNAKARSSAGAVGLMQLMPDTAREMGVEDRLDPEDNVQGGARYLKRMLKLFDNDITLAVAAYNAGPDAVLRRGAVPPFAETQRYVPAVLREYRKLQGLADDGAF from the coding sequence ATGCGTGGACTCATCCTCGGTTTGATCTGGATGGCGGCGGGCACTGCCCAGGCCGATGTGTACATTTCCATCGATGCCAAGGGCGGCTACGTACTGACCAACGTCCATCGACCTGGGCGCCACTATGAAAAGGTGATCAATGAACCTCTGGCCCAGGCTGGCCCGGCCAATGCACAGATGATCACGGGCCGCCCTTACGCTGAACTGGTCGCCGCAGCGGCGCGGGCCCACAACGTCCCCCCGGCTTTGTTGCATGCGCTGATCAAGGCCGAATCCGGCTACAATGCCAAGGCCCGGTCGTCCGCAGGCGCAGTAGGGTTGATGCAATTGATGCCGGATACCGCGCGTGAGATGGGCGTGGAAGACCGCCTGGACCCTGAAGACAATGTGCAGGGCGGGGCACGCTACCTCAAGCGTATGCTCAAGCTGTTCGACAACGACATCACCTTGGCCGTGGCGGCCTACAACGCCGGGCCGGATGCTGTGCTGCGGCGCGGCGCGGTGCCACCGTTTGCCGAGACCCAGCGGTATGTGCCTGCGGTGCTGCGCGAATACCGCAAGTTGCAGGGGTTGGCGGATGATGGCGCCTTCTGA
- the gspG gene encoding type II secretion system major pseudopilin GspG gives MQRKTNPQRGFTLLELLVVLVVLGLLAGIVAPKYFSQLGRSEAKVARAQIEGLSKALDLYRLEVGHYPNSEQGLQALVIAPSGEARWTGPYLQKAVPQDPWGRPYIYRQPGENGGEYDLLSMGKDGQPGGDGENAEITSWQ, from the coding sequence ATGCAGCGCAAAACCAACCCGCAACGTGGATTCACCCTGCTCGAACTCTTGGTGGTACTGGTGGTGCTTGGCCTGTTGGCCGGCATCGTCGCGCCCAAGTACTTCAGCCAACTCGGGCGCTCCGAAGCCAAGGTGGCGCGCGCGCAGATCGAAGGGCTGAGCAAGGCACTGGATTTGTACCGCCTGGAAGTCGGCCACTACCCCAACAGCGAGCAAGGCCTGCAGGCCCTGGTGATCGCCCCAAGTGGCGAGGCGCGCTGGACCGGCCCATACCTGCAGAAGGCCGTACCGCAGGACCCATGGGGTCGCCCTTACATCTACCGGCAACCTGGCGAAAACGGCGGTGAGTACGACCTGCTGTCGATGGGCAAGGACGGCCAGCCCGGTGGTGATGGGGAAAACGCCGAAATTACCAGCTGGCAGTAG
- a CDS encoding type II secretion system F family protein: protein MRYSLKALGRQGVVQLQIDAEDADHARRQAEDQGLRVLSLRSNGGALRGMAWRREAAFDLVLFSQELSTLLNAGLPLIDALESLAEKAPASTTRKVLAELVRQLYEGRSLSQALGQQPRIFPPLYVALVQSSERTGALGDALSRYISYRQRLDLVRQKLVGASVYPLLLLLVGGGVVLFLLGYVVPRFSQVFEGMGTELPWLSRVLMQIGLFLHAQQLPLALGTVGGVTALWLLRRHPRVRRWAACQLRRLPALHQRLMMYELARFYRSLGILLQGGIPILTAMGMARGLLGSAAGQGLEQASQRVGEGLPLSDALEAGHLVTPVSLRLLRAGEQSGNLGEMLERCADFHDQEIGRWVEWFVKLFEPLLMTFIGLLIGLIVILMYMPIFELASSIH, encoded by the coding sequence ATGCGCTACAGCCTCAAGGCCCTGGGCAGACAGGGCGTGGTGCAGTTGCAGATCGATGCCGAGGACGCCGACCACGCTCGCCGCCAGGCCGAGGACCAGGGTTTGCGCGTGCTCAGCCTGCGCAGCAACGGCGGTGCCTTGCGCGGTATGGCCTGGCGCCGGGAAGCGGCCTTTGACCTGGTGCTGTTCAGCCAGGAACTGTCAACGCTGCTCAATGCCGGCCTGCCGCTTATCGATGCACTGGAAAGCCTGGCAGAAAAGGCGCCCGCGAGTACTACGCGCAAGGTACTGGCCGAGTTGGTACGCCAGTTGTACGAAGGCCGCTCGCTGTCCCAGGCCCTGGGCCAGCAACCGCGTATTTTTCCGCCGCTGTATGTAGCGCTGGTGCAATCCAGTGAACGCACCGGTGCGCTGGGTGACGCCCTCTCGCGCTACATCAGCTATCGCCAACGCCTGGACCTGGTACGGCAGAAGCTGGTGGGGGCCTCGGTCTACCCGTTGCTGCTGTTGCTGGTGGGTGGCGGAGTGGTGCTGTTCCTGCTCGGCTACGTGGTGCCACGTTTCAGCCAGGTGTTCGAGGGCATGGGCACCGAATTGCCCTGGTTGTCACGGGTACTGATGCAGATCGGGCTGTTCCTGCACGCCCAGCAATTGCCGCTGGCGCTGGGCACGGTCGGCGGGGTTACGGCGCTGTGGTTGCTACGCCGCCACCCACGGGTACGGCGCTGGGCAGCCTGCCAATTGCGCCGCCTGCCGGCGCTGCATCAACGCTTGATGATGTACGAGCTGGCGCGCTTCTATCGCTCGCTGGGCATCCTGCTGCAAGGCGGCATCCCCATCCTCACCGCCATGGGCATGGCCCGCGGACTGCTCGGCAGCGCAGCAGGTCAAGGCCTGGAACAGGCCAGCCAACGGGTGGGCGAAGGGCTGCCGCTGTCCGATGCGCTGGAGGCAGGCCACCTGGTTACGCCGGTGTCGCTGCGCCTGCTGCGGGCCGGCGAGCAGTCCGGCAACCTGGGCGAGATGCTGGAACGCTGCGCCGACTTCCATGACCAGGAAATCGGCCGCTGGGTGGAATGGTTCGTGAAACTGTTCGAACCGTTGCTGATGACGTTCATTGGCCTGCTGATCGGCCTGATCGTGATCCTGATGTACATGCCGATCTTTGAACTGGCCTCAAGCATTCACTGA
- a CDS encoding LLM class flavin-dependent oxidoreductase, which translates to MTTRKIKLGALTMGCGGPGRHNLWLDPELPADASVNIDWYIDIARQAEAALFDLMFIVDSQYITPGSPSHYLNRLEPLTLLSALAVTTRNIGLVGTLTTSYNEPYNVARRLASLDLISKGRAGWNVVTSGDAGTAGNYGRDEHYDYDTRYARAQEHVAVVQGLWQSYEEGAFPRNRATGQFLDPGRMHALNHKGEHFSVVGPLNIQRSPQGQPVIFQAGDSQQGRELGAATADVIFTHAASIEQGQAFYRDVKDRAARLGRDPEQLLVLPGAEIYVGDTDEHAREIERHYHQQDHSFELALKEFGRNFGWHDFSQYDLDAPFPQESLEQARSSFFTNAKRIADQARAQGFSLRQAVEFGRKLRPGAFVGSADTVAAKMAEWFEARALDGFNIYIGHPGQFRRFTQQVVPLLQERGVYRTAYEGSTLRESLGLAIQ; encoded by the coding sequence ATGACCACCCGCAAAATCAAGCTCGGCGCCCTGACCATGGGCTGCGGCGGCCCCGGCCGGCATAACCTGTGGCTCGACCCGGAGCTGCCCGCCGATGCCAGCGTCAACATCGACTGGTACATCGACATCGCCCGCCAGGCAGAGGCCGCGCTGTTCGACCTGATGTTCATCGTCGACAGCCAGTACATCACCCCCGGCTCGCCGTCTCACTACCTGAACCGCCTTGAGCCACTGACCCTGCTCTCGGCACTGGCAGTGACTACCCGCAACATCGGCCTGGTCGGCACCCTGACCACGTCCTACAACGAACCCTACAACGTCGCCCGCCGCCTGGCGTCGCTGGACCTGATCAGCAAGGGCCGCGCGGGCTGGAACGTGGTCACCAGCGGTGACGCCGGCACCGCCGGTAACTATGGCCGTGACGAGCACTACGACTACGATACCCGCTACGCCCGCGCACAGGAGCATGTCGCGGTGGTGCAGGGCCTCTGGCAGTCCTACGAAGAAGGCGCCTTCCCGCGCAACCGCGCTACCGGGCAATTCCTCGACCCGGGCCGGATGCATGCCCTGAACCACAAGGGCGAGCACTTCTCGGTCGTCGGGCCGTTGAACATCCAGCGTTCCCCCCAGGGCCAACCGGTGATCTTCCAGGCCGGCGACTCGCAGCAAGGGCGCGAACTTGGGGCAGCCACGGCAGATGTCATCTTCACCCATGCCGCCAGCATCGAGCAGGGCCAGGCCTTCTACCGCGATGTGAAAGACCGCGCTGCACGGCTGGGGCGCGACCCGGAGCAACTGCTGGTGTTGCCGGGTGCCGAGATCTACGTGGGCGATACCGACGAGCATGCCCGCGAGATCGAACGCCATTACCACCAGCAGGATCACAGCTTTGAACTGGCCCTCAAGGAATTCGGGCGCAACTTCGGCTGGCATGACTTCAGCCAGTACGACCTTGATGCTCCGTTCCCGCAAGAAAGCCTTGAGCAGGCACGCAGCAGCTTTTTCACCAATGCCAAGCGCATCGCCGACCAGGCCCGGGCGCAAGGCTTCAGCCTGCGCCAGGCGGTGGAGTTCGGGCGTAAGCTACGCCCGGGCGCCTTCGTCGGTTCGGCCGATACAGTCGCGGCAAAGATGGCCGAGTGGTTCGAGGCGCGAGCACTGGATGGCTTCAACATCTACATCGGCCACCCTGGGCAGTTCCGCCGGTTTACCCAGCAGGTGGTGCCGCTGCTGCAAGAGCGCGGCGTGTACCGCACCGCCTACGAGGGCAGCACTCTGCGCGAGAGCCTGGGCCTGGCCATTCAGTGA
- a CDS encoding ABC transporter substrate-binding protein, with protein MRYLKQLAAGVLASSLSLAAAAQTLVVGDQSFNARAVMEAAGVLDDLPYTLEWKQFTAGSPVAEALNVGSLDIGLLGDAPPLFLGALGAPIKVIAVSRQNLDGVAILARKDSNIHSLEDLRGKRAAIWKGSWSQQLLFSALDKAAVPRDALELRYLSALDASHALDGGSVDVIATWEPYVTQQERQGARVLATAEGLIPAQSFVVANAKAVEAKRAQISDFLQRLKKARDWTLSDPAHTEAYADAWAKRTRADRDIARAWFARARTDLAPLNPQVIVDAQKTVDFFAGLGLIKGYPASSLFDTSFAAAIGN; from the coding sequence GTGCGATACCTCAAGCAATTGGCCGCTGGTGTGCTGGCCAGCTCCCTCAGCCTGGCCGCTGCCGCGCAAACCCTGGTGGTCGGTGACCAAAGCTTCAATGCCCGAGCGGTGATGGAAGCAGCCGGTGTGCTCGACGACCTGCCGTATACCCTGGAATGGAAGCAGTTCACGGCCGGCTCGCCGGTCGCCGAGGCGCTGAACGTGGGCAGCCTGGACATCGGCCTGCTGGGCGACGCCCCGCCGTTGTTCCTTGGCGCTCTCGGCGCGCCGATCAAGGTGATCGCGGTCAGCCGGCAAAACCTGGATGGCGTTGCGATCCTGGCGCGCAAGGACTCGAACATTCACAGCCTCGAAGACCTGCGCGGCAAACGTGCGGCGATCTGGAAGGGCTCGTGGAGTCAGCAGTTGCTGTTCAGCGCGCTGGATAAGGCCGCTGTGCCGCGTGATGCGCTGGAGCTGCGCTACCTCAGCGCGCTGGATGCCTCGCATGCCCTGGATGGTGGTTCGGTGGACGTCATCGCGACCTGGGAGCCCTATGTCACCCAGCAGGAGCGCCAAGGGGCGAGGGTGCTGGCCACCGCCGAAGGGTTGATTCCGGCGCAAAGTTTCGTGGTGGCCAATGCCAAGGCGGTGGAGGCCAAGCGGGCGCAGATCAGTGACTTTCTGCAGCGCCTGAAAAAGGCCCGCGACTGGACCCTGAGCGACCCGGCCCATACCGAAGCCTATGCCGACGCCTGGGCCAAACGGACCCGCGCCGATCGCGATATTGCCCGCGCCTGGTTTGCCCGGGCCCGTACCGATCTGGCACCGCTGAACCCGCAAGTGATCGTGGATGCGCAGAAGACCGTGGACTTTTTTGCAGGGCTTGGGCTGATCAAAGGTTACCCGGCGTCGAGCCTGTTCGATACCTCGTTCGCGGCAGCGATCGGCAACTGA
- a CDS encoding cysteine dioxygenase, translated as MSQPLRLERLRHFIDALAQLVEQETDEATLLDRGQGLLRSLVAHDDWLPEALAQPDPARYQQYLLHCDSRQRFSVVSFVWGPGQQTPIHDHRVWGLIGMLRGAEYSQGFARSEHGALLPAGQPVRIDPGHVEAVSPRIGDVHQVSNAFDDRVSISIHVYGANIGAVSRAVYLPDGSEKPFISGYSNSLLPNIWDLSKENPAP; from the coding sequence ATGAGCCAACCCCTGCGCCTTGAGCGCCTGCGCCATTTCATCGACGCGCTTGCGCAATTGGTGGAGCAAGAAACCGACGAAGCCACCCTCCTCGACCGCGGCCAGGGCCTGCTGCGCAGCCTGGTCGCCCATGACGACTGGTTACCCGAGGCACTGGCGCAGCCAGACCCTGCCCGTTACCAGCAATACTTGCTGCATTGCGATTCGCGCCAGCGCTTTTCTGTCGTCAGCTTCGTCTGGGGGCCAGGCCAGCAGACACCGATCCACGACCACCGGGTCTGGGGCCTGATTGGCATGCTGCGCGGCGCCGAATACTCGCAAGGCTTTGCCCGTAGCGAACACGGCGCCTTGCTGCCCGCAGGCCAGCCCGTGCGCATCGATCCAGGCCATGTAGAGGCCGTTTCGCCGCGCATCGGCGATGTCCATCAGGTCAGCAACGCGTTCGACGACCGCGTGTCGATCAGCATCCACGTGTATGGCGCCAACATCGGCGCTGTCAGCCGTGCGGTATACCTGCCCGACGGTAGCGAAAAACCGTTCATTTCCGGCTATTCCAACAGCCTTCTGCCCAACATCTGGGACCTGTCCAAAGAGAACCCTGCCCCATGA
- a CDS encoding rhodanese-related sulfurtransferase: MSTVATRSYYDVRRALLAHEELALIDVREEDPFAQEHPLFTANIPLSKLELEIYARVPRRDTAITVYDDGEGLAPQAAERLLALGYSDVALLEGGLAGWRAAGGELFRDVNVPSKAFGELVESVRHTPSLAAEQVQALLEAKADVVVLDARRFDEYQTMSIPGGISVPGAELVLRVAELAPSPATQVIVNCAGRTRSIIGTQSLVNAGIPNPVAALRNGTIGWTLAGQTLAHGQERRFSAVTDSTRADATTRARQVADRAGVIRLEREDLAAWKADASRTTYLFDVRTPEEFAHGHLPGSRSVPGGQLVQETDHVASVRGARVVLVDDDGVRANMSASWLAQMGWQVAVLDGLSAQDFSETGDWQPPQPALPAVTEIGVEQLHDWLQTPGTVLLDFTSSANYVKRHIPGAYWAIRAQLPHSLEQLPVAERYVLTCGSSLLARFAAVDLQALTQTPVYVLDGGTARWIAAGKPLESGETRLAVPRTDRYRRPYEGTDNPREAMQGYLDWEFGLIGQLERDGTHGFSVLS, encoded by the coding sequence ATGAGTACTGTTGCCACCCGCTCCTACTACGATGTTCGCCGAGCCCTGCTGGCCCATGAAGAGCTGGCGCTGATCGATGTGCGCGAAGAAGACCCGTTCGCCCAGGAACATCCCCTGTTCACTGCCAATATCCCCCTGTCCAAGCTGGAACTGGAGATTTACGCCCGTGTGCCCCGGCGTGACACCGCCATTACGGTGTATGACGACGGCGAAGGCCTGGCCCCGCAAGCCGCCGAACGCCTGCTGGCCTTGGGGTACAGCGATGTTGCCTTGCTCGAAGGTGGCCTGGCCGGCTGGCGCGCAGCCGGTGGCGAGCTGTTCCGCGACGTGAACGTGCCGAGCAAGGCCTTTGGCGAGCTGGTTGAAAGCGTACGCCACACCCCTTCGCTGGCGGCTGAACAGGTGCAGGCGCTACTGGAAGCCAAGGCCGATGTGGTGGTGCTCGATGCCCGCCGCTTCGACGAATACCAGACGATGAGCATCCCGGGTGGCATCAGTGTGCCGGGTGCCGAGCTGGTACTGCGGGTTGCCGAACTGGCCCCCAGCCCCGCCACCCAGGTCATTGTCAACTGCGCAGGGCGCACCCGCAGCATCATCGGCACCCAGTCGCTGGTCAACGCCGGCATCCCCAACCCCGTGGCAGCCTTGCGCAACGGCACCATCGGCTGGACCCTGGCGGGGCAAACGCTGGCTCACGGGCAGGAACGCCGCTTCAGCGCCGTCACCGACAGCACCAGAGCCGATGCCACCACGCGCGCGCGCCAGGTTGCCGACCGCGCTGGCGTGATTCGGCTTGAACGTGAAGACCTGGCTGCATGGAAGGCCGATGCCAGCCGCACCACCTATCTGTTCGACGTACGCACGCCAGAGGAATTTGCCCACGGCCACCTGCCAGGCAGCCGCAGCGTCCCGGGCGGGCAACTGGTGCAGGAAACCGACCACGTTGCCAGCGTGCGCGGGGCGCGAGTCGTGCTGGTGGATGACGACGGCGTGCGGGCCAACATGAGTGCTTCATGGTTGGCCCAGATGGGCTGGCAGGTAGCCGTACTCGATGGCCTGTCGGCGCAAGATTTCAGTGAGACCGGCGATTGGCAGCCCCCCCAGCCTGCACTGCCCGCCGTCACCGAGATCGGAGTCGAGCAGTTGCACGACTGGCTGCAAACGCCAGGCACCGTACTGCTGGACTTCACCAGCAGCGCCAACTACGTGAAACGCCACATCCCAGGCGCCTACTGGGCAATTCGCGCGCAGCTACCGCACTCGCTTGAGCAACTGCCAGTAGCCGAACGCTATGTACTGACCTGCGGCAGCAGCCTGCTGGCGCGCTTTGCGGCGGTCGACTTGCAGGCGCTTACGCAAACCCCGGTGTACGTACTGGACGGCGGTACAGCGCGCTGGATTGCGGCGGGCAAGCCGCTGGAAAGTGGCGAAACGCGCCTGGCAGTGCCGCGAACCGACCGTTACCGCCGGCCTTATGAAGGCACCGATAACCCACGGGAGGCCATGCAGGGGTATCTGGACTGGGAGTTCGGGCTGATTGGCCAACTGGAACGCGATGGCACTCATGGGTTCAGCGTCTTGAGCTGA
- a CDS encoding sigma-70 family RNA polymerase sigma factor yields MPDSLPTAEHNLAGLYANHHGWLVNWLRGRLQCSHQAADLAQDTFVRVLLADRSQPLLSELREPRHFLVTMARRVMIDSFRRRALEQAYLQLLAEQPEQYAISPEERWMLVETLQALDAMLEGLGKKVKQAFLLSQLRGLGYKDIAAQMNVSVSSVTKYIARATEHCLLFALEHGQ; encoded by the coding sequence ATGCCTGACTCCCTCCCCACGGCCGAACACAACCTGGCCGGCCTGTACGCCAACCACCACGGCTGGCTGGTGAACTGGCTGCGTGGCCGCCTGCAGTGTTCGCACCAGGCCGCCGACCTGGCCCAGGACACGTTCGTGCGTGTGCTGCTGGCCGATCGTAGCCAGCCTTTGCTCAGTGAACTGCGCGAGCCACGCCACTTCCTGGTGACCATGGCCAGGCGCGTGATGATCGACAGCTTCCGCCGCCGGGCACTGGAGCAGGCCTACCTGCAACTGTTGGCCGAACAACCCGAGCAGTATGCGATTTCCCCCGAAGAGCGCTGGATGCTGGTAGAAACCCTGCAAGCGCTTGACGCGATGCTTGAAGGCCTGGGCAAGAAGGTGAAGCAGGCGTTTCTGCTGTCGCAGTTGCGTGGCCTCGGTTACAAGGACATCGCCGCCCAGATGAACGTATCGGTCAGTTCGGTCACCAAGTACATCGCCCGCGCCACCGAGCACTGCTTGCTGTTTGCCCTGGAACACGGCCAGTGA
- a CDS encoding FecR domain-containing protein, with product MSPRPQHQALSAAAQWFARLGEAPTDPALQQRWQAWHAEDPQHQWAWQQVALLQARLNQAQGALGYGVLERADQHGPVLQRRMLLKGLLLGAGLGALSWRGYRDAPVWLADVRTAIGEQRRLTLSDGSRLILNTASAVDIAFSNDTRQLHLRAGEIFVETAADHRPFMVNTAEGCIRALGTRFSIRQQEHQTRVCVYQHAVVVTPTNAVGEPTHLGSGRSLLFDNTRILQYMPLANTDAAWTEGRLVVDDWRLDHLLEELQRYRSGYLGCAEAVGHLRVSGAYSLTDLDLTLSTVARSLPVRLVRHTRFWTRVEPLTSSA from the coding sequence GTGAGCCCCCGGCCCCAACACCAGGCACTGAGTGCCGCCGCGCAGTGGTTCGCCCGGCTGGGCGAGGCCCCTACGGACCCGGCCCTGCAGCAACGCTGGCAGGCCTGGCATGCCGAAGACCCTCAGCACCAGTGGGCCTGGCAACAGGTGGCGCTGTTGCAGGCACGCCTGAACCAGGCCCAGGGCGCACTGGGCTACGGCGTGCTGGAACGTGCCGACCAGCACGGCCCGGTGCTGCAACGGCGTATGTTGCTCAAGGGCCTGCTGCTAGGCGCTGGGCTTGGGGCCTTGAGCTGGCGCGGTTATCGCGATGCGCCAGTGTGGCTGGCCGACGTGCGCACAGCCATCGGCGAACAACGCAGGTTGACGCTGAGTGACGGCAGCCGCCTGATCCTCAATACCGCCAGTGCGGTGGACATCGCCTTCAGCAACGATACCCGCCAGCTACACCTGCGCGCCGGAGAGATCTTTGTCGAGACAGCCGCCGATCACCGTCCGTTCATGGTCAACACTGCCGAAGGGTGCATCAGGGCGCTGGGTACCCGATTCAGCATCAGGCAGCAGGAGCACCAGACCCGCGTCTGCGTTTACCAGCACGCCGTCGTCGTGACCCCGACCAACGCGGTTGGCGAGCCAACGCACCTGGGTAGCGGCCGCAGCCTGCTGTTCGACAACACCCGCATCCTGCAATACATGCCACTGGCCAATACCGATGCGGCCTGGACCGAAGGCCGGCTGGTGGTGGACGATTGGCGTCTGGATCACTTGCTTGAAGAATTACAGCGGTACCGCAGCGGCTACCTGGGCTGTGCCGAGGCGGTCGGCCACTTGCGGGTTTCCGGTGCCTATTCGCTCACCGACCTCGACCTGACGCTGTCCACCGTTGCCCGCTCGCTGCCGGTCAGGCTGGTGCGCCATACCCGCTTCTGGACACGCGTGGAGCCATTGACCAGCAGTGCCTGA